A genomic stretch from Ktedonobacterales bacterium includes:
- a CDS encoding GAF domain-containing sensor histidine kinase, giving the protein MRWFHLPLALAERPPATSTADTRLRGDWLVLARVAWAALAGLALLLFVLGLPPRYDHIRNLSGDDALGNGWTPAAIRAALAQLGLSTDFRAIYWVVVAALVALGAVVVAVVLLWRKSDDGLALFVSLFLLTLGVWPTGVTAALVVNHPEWGLPVQGVTAFNLIGFLFFCLLFPDGRFVPHWTRLPSLVWGLLLLAWALSPLFTGPDAWIGQLLWAVGWSAGVFAQVYRYRRVSGPVQRQQTKWVVFGVAGLVLTFLLFVALLPVLVPALYQATPLGILWEMVVGGLILFGAFLFLPLSVGIALLRYRLWDIDLLINRSLVYGLLTASVLGFYVLVVSGLGTVVQVQGNLLLSLLAAGLVALLFHPLRERLQRGVNHLLYGQRDEPYMVISRLGQRLEATLAPEAVLPTITETVAQALKLPYTAVSVKVGEEFRLAAASGSPVEAPLCLPLAYQGEIIGQLRLSPRRPGEPFTPPDRRLLEELTRQIGMAAHAVRLTDDLQRSRERLVTAREEERRRLRRDLHDGLGPTLAALALKATTISDLIPTDPAGAIHLSNDLYTDIRSTVGEIRRLVYALRPPALDDLGLVAAIRESASQQSRSDQVSHTAERGEGLHINVEAPDRLPPLPAAVEVAAYRIVQEALTNVVRHAQAHTCTVRLSLEDALHIAVSDDGVGFSAERQAGVGLLSMRERAAELGGSCVIERAAEGGTRVCARLPMHSHRQEEADGAIARADC; this is encoded by the coding sequence ATGCGCTGGTTCCATCTTCCGCTTGCGTTGGCGGAACGCCCGCCCGCCACGAGCACTGCCGATACGCGCTTGCGTGGGGACTGGCTGGTGCTGGCGCGGGTGGCCTGGGCAGCGCTGGCGGGCCTGGCGCTGCTGCTCTTTGTCCTGGGTCTTCCGCCGCGCTATGACCATATCCGCAACCTCTCCGGCGACGATGCCCTGGGCAATGGCTGGACCCCTGCGGCCATCCGGGCGGCTCTGGCCCAGCTCGGCCTCTCCACCGACTTCCGCGCGATCTACTGGGTCGTGGTGGCGGCGCTCGTGGCCCTGGGCGCAGTGGTGGTCGCCGTCGTGCTGCTGTGGCGCAAGTCAGACGATGGGCTGGCGCTGTTCGTCTCGCTCTTCCTGCTGACGCTGGGCGTCTGGCCCACCGGCGTCACGGCTGCCCTGGTGGTCAATCACCCGGAGTGGGGGCTGCCGGTTCAGGGGGTGACAGCCTTCAACCTGATCGGCTTCCTGTTCTTCTGCCTGCTCTTTCCTGACGGGCGCTTTGTGCCGCATTGGACCCGGCTGCCTTCCCTCGTCTGGGGTCTCCTCCTGCTCGCTTGGGCCTTGTCCCCCCTCTTCACCGGCCCTGACGCCTGGATCGGCCAGCTCCTGTGGGCGGTCGGGTGGAGCGCTGGCGTTTTCGCCCAGGTCTATCGCTATCGGCGCGTGTCGGGGCCAGTCCAGCGCCAGCAGACCAAGTGGGTGGTCTTCGGCGTGGCAGGGCTGGTCCTGACCTTCCTCCTGTTTGTGGCGCTCTTGCCTGTGCTCGTCCCGGCGCTCTACCAGGCCACTCCCTTGGGGATACTCTGGGAAATGGTCGTGGGGGGCCTCATCCTCTTCGGCGCTTTTCTCTTCCTGCCGCTCTCCGTCGGTATCGCGCTCTTGCGCTACCGGCTGTGGGACATTGATCTGCTCATTAACCGTTCGCTGGTCTACGGATTGCTCACCGCCAGCGTTCTCGGCTTCTATGTCCTGGTGGTGAGCGGGCTGGGAACAGTGGTACAAGTTCAGGGGAACCTCCTGCTCTCGCTGCTCGCGGCTGGGCTGGTGGCGCTGCTCTTCCATCCCCTGCGCGAGCGGCTCCAGCGGGGGGTGAACCACCTGTTGTACGGCCAGCGCGACGAGCCGTATATGGTCATCTCCCGTCTGGGTCAGCGCCTGGAGGCGACGCTGGCGCCAGAGGCGGTGCTGCCAACCATCACCGAGACCGTCGCTCAGGCACTCAAGCTGCCCTATACGGCGGTGAGCGTGAAAGTGGGCGAGGAGTTCCGCCTGGCCGCGGCCTCTGGCTCGCCCGTGGAAGCGCCTCTCTGCCTGCCCCTGGCCTATCAAGGGGAGATAATCGGCCAGTTGAGGCTTTCGCCGCGCCGCCCTGGTGAACCGTTCACTCCGCCTGACCGGCGGCTGCTGGAGGAATTGACGCGCCAGATTGGGATGGCGGCGCATGCGGTGCGCCTGACGGATGATCTGCAACGATCACGTGAACGGCTGGTCACGGCGCGCGAGGAGGAGCGGCGGCGGCTGCGCCGCGATCTGCATGACGGGCTTGGCCCCACACTGGCGGCCCTGGCCCTGAAAGCCACCACCATCAGCGACCTGATACCCACCGACCCAGCAGGAGCCATACACCTCTCCAACGACCTCTATACCGATATTCGCTCCACCGTCGGCGAGATCCGCCGTCTGGTGTATGCCCTGCGCCCACCGGCGCTCGATGATCTTGGCCTGGTGGCAGCGATTCGGGAGAGCGCCAGCCAACAGAGTCGCTCTGATCAGGTGAGCCACACCGCTGAGCGCGGGGAGGGTCTGCACATCAACGTGGAGGCGCCTGATCGCCTGCCGCCTTTGCCTGCGGCGGTGGAGGTGGCGGCCTATCGCATTGTGCAGGAGGCGCTGACCAATGTCGTGCGCCATGCTCAGGCCCATACCTGCACCGTCCGGCTGTCTCTGGAGGATGCCTTGCACATTGCGGTGAGTGACGATGGCGTGGGCTTCTCAGCAGAACGCCAGGCGGGGGTAGGATTGCTCTCCATGCGCGAGCGGGCGGCAGAATTGGGTGGCTCCTGTGTGATTGAACGTGCTGCCGAAGGCGGAACGCGCGTCTGTGCCCGGTTGCCCATGCACTCACACCGACAGGAGGAAGCCGATGGAGCCATTGCGCGTGCTGATTGCTGA